The Aneurinibacillus migulanus genome contains the following window.
CGATTCAGAAAAAGAAGAGGTTGGATGCGCCCTGCGCTCCAGCAGAAGAAAGGCCAGTGTGTCTTTTTCCGACCGCTCTCGCCCACCGCCCTTCCTTCTTTTTTACCTCTCACCACAAGAATTTGTCGATGTATCAAGTCAGATGTATATAGCTTTAATGGAAGGGAAAAGAGGAGTTATATGAATAAAGCTACAGCTTTGCTCTGGGTCGCCGTTATTTTGTGGGGAGTTGCTATTGCGCCTACCAAGTGGGCATTAGAGTCTTTTTCTCCCTTGCTTCTTATGTTTTTTCGTTTACTGTTTTCTGGGATACTTTTTGCGCCTTATGTTTTACGAAAGAGAAAGCTCAAAGGTATGTCTATTCCATGGTTACGATTGTTCATTCTTTCTTTTACAGGGGTGGCGGGATATTTTATGCTAACCTCTTCCGGGATTTCTCTTACAAGTGGTACACATGCAAGCATCATTGATGCGAGCCTGCCCTTATTTATTATCTTGTTTGCAGCTCTTTATTTAAAGGAGAAAGTAACCTATATGCAATGGATCGGGCTCGCTATAGGAATATTCGGGGTGCTTCTTATTTCATTGCCGATGCAAAACGCAGGGACATTGGAAATGAACGGTTCTTCTTTTATTGGTGATATGTTGATTCTTGCAAGTACATGGCTGTTTGCCTTTTATACAATACAGATGAAACGACCGCAGGCGGAAGCGAAGCTGCCTAGTGAGGCATTTACGGCGTTGACATTATCCCTAGGAGCGATTATTGTCTTTCCTTTTGCGCTTGTTGAAGTGTTTGTATATGGATGGCCGGAGCATATTACCGCAAAAAGCTGGTGGAGTCTTTGCTTTCTAGTAATAGGCCCTTCTATTATGGCTTATAGGTGCTGGAATAAAGCATTAGAAAAGGTTTCAGGCGCTACGAGCGGTTTTTATATGAATATGCTTCCTCTAATAAGCATTTTGGCTTCTATTGTTCTTCTGCAAGAGCAAATGACCGTAAGAATCCTAATAGGCGGAGCGTTCGTACTGTTGGGGGTGGGAATAGCGGAAAAAGCATCACGCAGTCAGCAGAAGGAAGCTTTGTGTAACCTTACCGGTGAATAATAATACGAATACAATGATTACTAATGATGAAGGAGAGATAATATGGGTAATACTATTCAGGAGTCCTCTTACCTTCCTCTGTTTGATTCGATTCCACTAGGCATTATTTTAGTAGATCATAATGACCGAATTCTTCATATAAATCGATTTGCGACCGAACACTTATGTGTTACATCAGAAGAGAGAACACCGCTTTTTTTGGCTGATGCTTTTTCTTTTCTATCTATAGATCAATCGGGAGGGATACAAGATAATTTTCATTTCGTTATCGGAGAAGAGACCTTTTTAGCACAGAGATTACCGCTTTATGATAACGAAGATATTGAAGGAAACATTCTTATTTTTCAGCATACATCTACGCTAGAGAAAACAGTAAAGGAACTTGATTTATATAAAAATTTAAGCCTGGATTTAAAGGCTATTTTTGATATTTCGTATGATGTGATTTATGTTTCAGACGGGGATGGGATTACGTTGCGTGTAAGCTCAGCATGTGAAACCTTATGGGGGTATAGGGAAGAAGATTTGATAGGGAAGAGTACATATGAATTAGAGAAAGAGGGGGTTTTTTGTCCATCGATTACTCGTCTTGTACTGGAGAAGCAAGAGCAGGTTTCCATGATACAGACAACAAAGACAGGTCGCCGGCTAAAAGTGGTAGGTACACCCATAAAGGATAAGGATGGCCATATTATCCGTGTGGTTAATGCTTCACGCGATATTACAGAGATAAGCCAGCTCCAATCCGAAATTCAGATGTTAAAGCAGTTGACAGAGGGATACCGTAAGGAAATAATGGACCTTCGTGCACAGAAGGAATTTGAGAAAGAAATGATTTATCGAAGCGAGAAAATGGAGAAAGTAGTTTCATTTTCGCAAAAGGTGGCAAAGGTAGATTCTACCGTTCTCCTGCAGGGAGAATCGGGGACCGGAAAGGAGGTAATAGCCTCTTACATTCATAAGTGGAGCCGACGGAGCAAAGGGCCATTTATTGCTGTACATTGCGGGGCGATTCCACAAACACTGCTGGAAGCCGAGTTATTCGGTTATGACGATGGAGCAGAAGTGAAGGTAGGAGCGATCGAAATGGCTAATGAAGGTACTTTGCTTCTAGAGGAGATTGAGGAGATTCCTTTAGCTCTGCAAGTAAAGTTGCTCCGTGCCATACAGGAAAGAAGGATGACGCGGGTTGGCAGCAAAAAGTTGATTGAAGTGAGCCCAAGAATTATTGCAGCCACAATGCATGATTTAGAAGAGAGAGTCCAATCAGGTACGTTTAGAAAAGAGCTCTATTATCAGCTTAATGTGATACCAATATGTATTCCACCGCTTCGTGAGCGAAAAGAGGATATTATCCCTTTGATTCTTCATTTCGTGCAGAAATTAAATCAAAAATATGAAATGAGGAAAAGGTTCAAACCTGAGCTTTTGAAAGCGTTACAGGAATATGAATGGCCTGGTAATGTTCGCGAACTTCAAAATTTAACGGAGCGATTACTCGTCACAGCAGAGGGTGATTGGATTGATGCAGAGTATGTTCCAAATTATATATATAAGAATAGTAACAACAAAAAGGTTGTTCAGATTCACAACATTATCCCTTTAAAAGACGCTATAGAGCTTCTGGAGAAGGAATTATTAGAATTAGCTCAGAAACAGTATGGTTCCACAACACGAATTGCTGTAGCTTTAGGTGTAAATCAGTCTACGATAAGCAGGAAATTAAACAAATTGAAAGAGAAGTAAGTGTTTATGCGTTTAAGCATATTTATCTATGCTTAAACGCATAGGTTTTGGAGAGAGAATTTTTTGCAATTTGTAAACAAAATAAAATGATTCTTTTGAAAAACTATGCTTAAATGCATGGTTTTTTATGTTTGATAATATTGTTATGCTTTAAACCGTCATGCTATAAAGAAATAAGACGTACAGGGGGCGGTTTTTAAAAAAAACAGCAATATGTGAAACCGCTACCAATACAGCTAAAGAATAAGGGAGGGTGAAGTAAAGGATGAATGGGAAATATCGTTATTTGATTATGGCAATGATTGTATTTATGACGGTCGTAAATTATGTTGACAGAGGAGCAATTTCTTATGCACAGCAAGCAATTATTGAGGAATTCGGATTGGATCCTAAATCATGGG
Protein-coding sequences here:
- a CDS encoding sigma 54-interacting transcriptional regulator, which translates into the protein MGNTIQESSYLPLFDSIPLGIILVDHNDRILHINRFATEHLCVTSEERTPLFLADAFSFLSIDQSGGIQDNFHFVIGEETFLAQRLPLYDNEDIEGNILIFQHTSTLEKTVKELDLYKNLSLDLKAIFDISYDVIYVSDGDGITLRVSSACETLWGYREEDLIGKSTYELEKEGVFCPSITRLVLEKQEQVSMIQTTKTGRRLKVVGTPIKDKDGHIIRVVNASRDITEISQLQSEIQMLKQLTEGYRKEIMDLRAQKEFEKEMIYRSEKMEKVVSFSQKVAKVDSTVLLQGESGTGKEVIASYIHKWSRRSKGPFIAVHCGAIPQTLLEAELFGYDDGAEVKVGAIEMANEGTLLLEEIEEIPLALQVKLLRAIQERRMTRVGSKKLIEVSPRIIAATMHDLEERVQSGTFRKELYYQLNVIPICIPPLRERKEDIIPLILHFVQKLNQKYEMRKRFKPELLKALQEYEWPGNVRELQNLTERLLVTAEGDWIDAEYVPNYIYKNSNNKKVVQIHNIIPLKDAIELLEKELLELAQKQYGSTTRIAVALGVNQSTISRKLNKLKEK
- a CDS encoding DMT family transporter → MNKATALLWVAVILWGVAIAPTKWALESFSPLLLMFFRLLFSGILFAPYVLRKRKLKGMSIPWLRLFILSFTGVAGYFMLTSSGISLTSGTHASIIDASLPLFIILFAALYLKEKVTYMQWIGLAIGIFGVLLISLPMQNAGTLEMNGSSFIGDMLILASTWLFAFYTIQMKRPQAEAKLPSEAFTALTLSLGAIIVFPFALVEVFVYGWPEHITAKSWWSLCFLVIGPSIMAYRCWNKALEKVSGATSGFYMNMLPLISILASIVLLQEQMTVRILIGGAFVLLGVGIAEKASRSQQKEALCNLTGE